A genomic stretch from Vibrio cortegadensis includes:
- the malK gene encoding maltose/maltodextrin ABC transporter ATP-binding protein MalK: protein MASVTLKNVCKAYGDVLISKNVDLHVKEGEFVIFVGPSGCGKSTLLRCIAGLEDITSGDLYIGDERMNDVEPSKRGVGMVFQSYALYPHLNLYDNMSFGLKLAKADKKEIDKRVEHAAEILQLGHLLDRQPKALSGGQRQRVAIGRTLVSQPNLFLLDEPLSNLDAALRVQMRSQITKLQRQLGCTMIYVTHDQVEAMTMADKIVVLDGGYVSQVGRPLELYHYPENRFVAGFIGSPKMNFMSVLIIEAEAKQVKVQLSNGFSFWTPVDGTTVNVGDRMSLGVRPEHLVSSETGDATIEGEVMIVEKLGNETQVYLNLEGADADVIYRQPDTLTVEPGDKLAIGIPAHRCHLFHSDGRACRRMFDEHGVTRD from the coding sequence ATGGCGAGTGTCACGTTAAAAAATGTTTGTAAAGCGTATGGCGACGTACTAATTTCTAAAAATGTTGATCTGCATGTCAAGGAAGGCGAATTTGTTATCTTCGTTGGCCCATCGGGTTGTGGTAAATCAACACTTTTACGTTGCATCGCTGGCTTAGAAGATATTACGTCAGGTGACTTATACATTGGCGACGAGCGCATGAACGATGTAGAGCCATCCAAACGTGGCGTTGGTATGGTATTCCAATCTTACGCTCTATACCCTCACTTAAACTTATATGACAATATGTCATTTGGCTTAAAATTAGCGAAAGCTGACAAAAAAGAGATCGACAAACGTGTTGAACACGCAGCTGAAATTCTTCAATTAGGCCATCTACTTGACCGCCAACCAAAAGCACTTTCTGGTGGTCAACGTCAACGTGTTGCCATTGGTCGTACTCTTGTTTCACAACCAAACCTATTCCTACTTGATGAACCTCTGTCTAACTTAGATGCTGCACTACGTGTTCAAATGCGTTCGCAAATCACTAAGCTTCAACGTCAACTTGGTTGTACCATGATCTACGTTACACATGATCAGGTAGAAGCGATGACAATGGCTGACAAAATTGTTGTTCTTGATGGCGGTTATGTTTCTCAAGTTGGTCGTCCACTTGAGCTTTACCACTACCCAGAAAACCGTTTTGTTGCAGGTTTCATCGGTTCACCAAAAATGAACTTCATGAGCGTTCTTATTATTGAAGCTGAAGCAAAACAAGTAAAAGTTCAACTTTCAAATGGCTTCTCTTTCTGGACACCCGTTGATGGCACAACAGTTAATGTTGGCGACCGCATGTCTTTAGGTGTTCGTCCAGAGCACTTGGTTTCGTCTGAAACAGGTGATGCAACCATCGAAGGTGAAGTGATGATTGTTGAGAAACTGGGTAATGAAACTCAAGTTTACCTAAACCTTGAAGGTGCGGATGCTGATGTTATTTACCGCCAACCAGATACTCTAACGGTTGAACCTGGTGACAAACTGGCGATTGGTATTCCAGCTCATCGTTGTCACCTGTTCCACAGTGATGGTCGCGCATGTCGTCGTATGTTCGACGAGCATGGCGTAACAAGAGACTAA